A window of Pungitius pungitius chromosome 19, fPunPun2.1, whole genome shotgun sequence genomic DNA:
ATTCCACAGATACCTACTTGACAGTTGCCCATCCTCGGGGTGTTTGGCCTCGCAGAAGGGGAGCAGCTGGTGAAAAGTCGCGCTGTAGTTTCTtcggtgactttttttttcttcttcttttctcggTGTCGCGCACACAAGCAGCAGAAGGCAGCGCGTGACGTCAGCGCGGACCGCTGGTTAACCGTTTACGCGCAGGACCTCCGTGGCATCCCATGATGCACCGGGGCTACTGTACAACAGGCCAGAGGCAGTGGGGCAAGAGGAAAAGGTAATAAAGGTAATAATGCAACAGTAGAAGAGAAATGTACTGTTATATTGCTTTATTTCCATTatctcatttattttataactGTATTGTATTCATTGGCTTTTTCTTCGGATTTTTTGTTGGTCTTGCTTTATTTTTATGTCAAAgcacttaaataaaataaaattaaaactgTTTATTGTCAGGTGCATTGCACATTTAGAATTTATCaagacagagacaaaaaaaactaaagtaaaagtaaacCACTACGTGCCCCATAATGAATCCACGTGTGCCCTTAATGTATTCAATCTtcagagtggagaaagctgcTCCTGCAGGCCCCTCTTCATGCAGTTGTAGGCACTGCTTCATTCCCTTTTGGTTTGTCTCCATCTCACTTCATTCACTATCTGGGTTTTTTCTGCCCGCGTCAGGATTTGCTGCCTTCACGGCTGcgcactctctctctgtcctttccCGTCAAAGCCCTCCTCTGATCAGGAGACCTCCGGAGAACACTGGGCTCTTGTTGCCGGGGGAACAAAGCGGGGGTGACAAGCGGAGCTCCGTCTACCTGCTCCCGTTGTAAGATGCCGGCGGCGTGGAGGCTCCTGGTCCGCTTCACCGTGCCGGCATCCCCCTGACGGCGTGCTGCATGGAGTCATTGTGCTGCAGGTGATAGGTTAATTATTCTAGGGTGACCTCTGGGGTGATGTTCGACCTCTGGGCTTCATGGTGTGGAGCAGCTGATGCTGACACGGTTCCCTGGAAGAAACAAGACTCTCAGCACGACGACCTCTCCATCTAGTGGTTAAATTTACACACTGCACTTTAAATACACTTCAGAGGATCAGTCTGGAAAGGTGTTTATTCTCAAAATATGAATTGAAAAGAGAAAACTACTATAGGATTTCATCCCGCTATGCCTGTAtaatttcatttaatatattcaaggttactccagaaatgattaaaaacacatcaatagACCCaagaaaatgtgcattttctttAAAGCGTACGTTGATGGATGCGTGAACTGAAAAGGTCCTCGTGGGGTGCTGGACCTCGTGAGCTTCAGCGATGGAGCGGGAGCTGAGGAATACACAATTAAAGTCAACTAAAATATGAGGTGTCATTTATATTTTGACAATGTTTACAATGTGCACAAAGTTGAGGCATAAAATTAAACAGCAACAACTTTGCATTCAACCGTGCATTCCTAACATTTCACTTTATCTTCagattcctcctctctctcggtACCTTCTCCTTATTTGGTATGTTGTGAATTTTCAAACCTATTCTGACCAGACATGACTTGAACCTAAATTCCTCTTGGGTGAAATATGCTTCTGAATTCCAAAGCTGAATAGCAAGAGAAGACCCACGTATCAATAAATCTATTTCATAACACAGACAGCCTTCTCCAACGCGCCTGTCTCATAAGTTGTACTATCGGGATGACTCATGTTCACTCTGCGGCTGCACACaggcttcctgtgtgtgtgtgtgtgtgtgtactgttaGAAGGAAAGTCATTACAACAATAAGGAGCCTCTCGAGCTAATTGCTCCTTCACTGCGGCTCTGTGCTCTCTgcattctttatttaaaaatgaattagcaCATCTAAATGTTCAACAATCGGGGAACTAAATGGACCTAGTTAatggttttaatattttttacctCCACAACCTGCACTGCTGCTTGAGGTCTGACCCAGTCGGGTTGCACACAGCCTGCCGGTGTGTGAATCATCTCGCTGTGGTCCCCGGGAGAGGACCGCCTCGCTCCCATCAGTCAGCTGCCTGCGCGCGACCTGGAGGCAGAAACGAGGGAAGACAAAGCACGGCTACCTTCGGCAAGCTGCTGTAATTGGGTGATTAAAACTGATGGCGTCAgacaagagctttttttttttttcactctcttCTGACTGAATGAACGTTCACACGAACGCACGTCGGCGTGGATGTGACTCACCAGCCTCGGGCTTTGTGCTCGGCGTTGTTGGCAGGGAATAAGCAAGGCAACCTCTGCgcctaaacaaataaaaacagattggATTATTAGATGAGTGCACCTGCCTTCGTCCTTCCGTCAAATCCCCATCGCGTTCGCCATCGCTGCGGCGGGCACCAAACCGACCACAGGCATCCGCTGAGGTGAGTGCCCTGTGGAGGTCACACGGGTCAGCGCCGGCCGGTGCCTCGCATGTCACAACTTGACTTGGTTGAAAGGTAAaccaatttgaaaataaatgatagGAGTTATGGGCCTTCTGTTGTTGATTTATTCTATCATAATTAATAATGAACATGTCATTCTGCAAAAACGTTCCCTCCGTGCAAAGAAGGTTCTGTGACAACGATAGTCATCAAACTAAATATTTGAAACCAGGTCAGGTGAAAAAAAGCCTATTttaagttttttattttttattttaagagctgtTTTCCATTGAAACTAAACACAATCAtctcagctgctgctccagctgtgcACTGGGGACAAAGACAGCTCATGGTCTGAGAGCAGTTACAGGCCAACACCAGTTAAATAAATTGGTTAATTATTACAACCTTTGCCAACACTTATGATTCCATTGTAGGTTATTTGTGGGTTCTAATACAGCACAAACCCCAAAAATAAACTTTACATGTGCAAACAGATTTAGATTTGAGGGCTTAATAAGTCTGAGATATGCACACTATTATCTCTACCGGAAGAAATTGAGGCAGACAGGAGAAGAATtcaatttttaaacatttagaaatCTCAAAATGATGACGATTTACATGACGTAATGTTCTTCTGCCGATAGGGGGCGGGGCGGAGTCCAGCGTCACCTCTCCGAATGTTATTTATTTGGGATGAATCAATATTTGTTATCAATAATATTGATAGTTAACgtaattattatcattattgagAATTTAAACATTTATCAAATTAAACTTTGTGCATAACTATTGCTTGCTGAGAAGAAGCGGAACCTTTATATCGCGTTCCTGTTTGCTCCGGAAGATTTATAAAGCACGCACACTTTTCAGGGAGAGACGTCCATGGCTGTTTGAAGAGGTCGGCCGGCTGTGGTGGGATTCTCGTAACTACTTCGTAGCCGACAGGTGGACCGTGATGCAGTGCGGCTGGCCTCTGTTAGGTCCGCTGCAGTGGATGCGTTACGTCAACAAGCAGGTGAAAGTGAAGGCGGGAAAAGATGAGGAGCGCCGCGGCTGGCTGCTCACCGTGGACCCGGTCTCCGCCAGCCTGGTGCTGGTCAACTTcggtgaggaggggagggcgTCCGTGGAGGTGGTGATGGGTCACgccgtggaggaggtggaggtcctCCAGGAGGCCGACGAGGAGACCACGCAGCGCCTGCagacctccttcctccccccgcagACCCGCAGCCTGGACCCGgcggagctgaggaggagaagagggggcgTACGGAAGTGGCTGGAGAAGAACCGGTTCCcggtggaggaggatggggaCGAGCTGAAGGTGGCGGGGGTCCTGACCATCGCTGCCCCGTACGGACCCGATGACTGCTGCAGCTCCAACCAGATCATCCTGGACCGCATTCAGAAACTGATGCGGAATCAGATCCAGCCCCCAGCAGATCACCCAGAAACGGATCCAGCTTGATCCGGACTCAGCGACCACCTGGACACGGTTCAGAACGTTGTTGCTTGGAACGTTAAATCCACCAATCAGATGCCTGCTCTGTGTCTCGACCAATCAGAGGGCGCGAGcagctgtgattgacagctgttcTGCAACCAGTTTGAGTTCAGaagttcatttctttttgtcGTTTTTGTTCAGCAgttatgaatatttttttccaattggGGGCGAAATCATAATTCGGAGTTTGCGCTGCAATAGTCCCAGTAATTGTTTTGGAGACATATTCTGGACATCTGGCAATTATTTAGATTTGGAAATGTTGAAATTATTAatgattttgtttatttaaaattacattaagtttaaagttatttcatttttgtagtTCTCCTGCCTTTACTAACGTTGGTTGAGAAAGTTGGTGATTTAATGAGTGTATATGTTCAAAACTTGGGAAgaacatatataaaaaaataaattaaaaaaaactcttgagtgatgacttttttgTGTTAAAGTTACTTGAAGTAATATTTTATCCACGGTATTGGAGACAAAAAGATTATGGTTGCTCTGCTGCAGTGAATATTATCTGATAATAagcacaatactttttttaaatagcttgCAGCTCATATTATTTCCTTAAGTAGTTACTTTAACAGGCTGAAGGGGTGTGTTACAGGCCGGAATAAATCCGTACAGAATTCTGTTGTCATTCTTGTTTTAAGGGCAACTCAAATTTGTACAAGCAAAGTTACCATAACGACTGTGTGtttaacacaaagacaaatggtTCAGACGTTCGTTCCTTCGCTCATGTCCCGATACGTCCGGTTACATGTAACAGATTTTAATCTGCAGAAGGATGTAACTGAGCTGTGAGTGCAAACGCATGCGTGTGTTGCTGTGTCGgaggtgggtggtggtgggtggaggAACGGAGGTTCACATCAGCAGGGGGCTCCGCGCGTGTGTAACAGGTCAAAACGTTGGAAATGAAAAAggtcatggaaaaaaagccaatattattaataataaggtAAAAATAAGTCTAAATAAGTCAAAGTATTGGGTAGAAAGTTATTTTGACCAACATTAGGTCgaaaaatgacagaaatataGTTTAAAAATAGTAGGCAAAAAATACCCACCTGGGTGAGGTCGAAGGTTACGAGATGAGGAGCATCAAGCATCACATGGTCCTCCTCACAAAACCGAACTTGTACACTTGTAGTTGTGTTGTCTGGGTTTCCACGTGTCTCTCACTAGAcgcacaccgccccccccctccccacccccatgtGTGAGTCACGCGTCCAACACGACAACATGCCGCGTCCTCAACGtcccaccaccagcctctccccCCGCACCGCCCCTACGTCCGAAAGACGCCACGAGTCAGCGACTGAGCGGTGGCAGCTGATGCCACACCGATCAGCTTCCTCCtgtctcccccttcccccccccccccccctccctccctcctcctccactggtgGCTTTGATTCAtgcagagatttaaaaatatgtcCTGCCACACTGGAGGATGTGTCCTGCTGTCACAAAAGCACAACAGAGCGTCTCAGAGGCCTCAGCGATGTGGACACATGGCATAACAGGGTCTGCTTCACGTTGAGATATATTTTGAACTTAACTTTGAATAGATCTTATGTTACAGagaaaactttatttttaagCTTTTTAAGGGGTTTGATAAAGCACTGAGGGAAATCTCCATCTCTTGAGCTGCTAAATGATCCGCTACTGTATGTTGTCTGCAGTTTGCTGCTGACGCAGTGGTGTACAGAGAGCATTAAAGAAACCTTTCACATTCATGAATGGATTTACTGGATGTTCCTACCGGGAACAGGTTCCAGGGGTCCAAAGTGGCGGGAGTCCCAATGGCCTTTACCTTCAAAGAGGCCCCAAAGAGACAGGAACCTACTAGGGAGACACCCGAAATGATACAAAGAGATCCAAACAGCTGCAAAGAGATAAAAGAAATAGGGACTAACAATAAAAAGAAgcacaaaataatcaaaaagaTTCCAAATTTTtcagaaatacaacaaaacaaacacagaggctCATTGTCAGTCACTGTACCTCAGCATCACAAGTCATTTCTCACAACTAACCGTCTTCCTCTCCGACGTTTCGCTATTTTCGTTCCCTGCAGTAGCCTGTATTGATCTTCTATTTATAAGAAAAGCGCTGTTGTAAACAGGAATCAATGGTAACACGCTTGCTTTACGTAATACCCTTCTCCCGTTTGCTCTGTCACTCGGCCGCCGGGACGTAAGCGAGGGGTCGAGGGTCGCCCGTCACGCACAATACAACGGGACGGGAGAAGTATTAATAGAGCTAGAAACTATTTCCCCTTTTGACCCAGCTGTTATGTTtgttattacaaataaaaaagcttttgacaCCTTACTGTGTGTAAGGTCGTGTTTTGACTGGCTTAATTCGCCCCTTTTGACTCAGAGAGACAGCTGTCcctggaaaaacacatttacagaggTAAAACATCTCAGTAGCTGTGGTGATAAATAGGAAAGAAAAGCTGTTTTTTGCCTTTTAGAGGCCCGACAGGGACACAGCGATGACGGCTGAGCACAAGTGCATCATGGGAGAGTCTTGGGATCAGAGAAGTAGGCGCCAACATTCAGAAAAACACGCACTTCATTttcatataaatatttattgcagAGGAGGTATTTTTTATGTACATGCTATCACAATATAACACAATATAAATCTACCAAATATTCCCATATATTGATGCTATAAGCTTGTCATAGAGCAATAGTCATAACAAGCACATAATACAGTGGGTTAGGGACAGTATCACTCACTATACAACTTGTAACAGTCCATAAAAGatcctttttttgttctatCAAGGGCAGTGAAACATGGgttcctattattattattatcatttctaATTTTTTTCTGGAATTCATGCAGAAGCCACAAGAGCAAGATTTACGACGTCACAGAATTGAATAGTAGTAGCAATAGTAGCAGTCGTGTCGGGCGGCTCGGTCATAATAGGTCACGACGGGCTGCACGCGCgcactgaataaataaaacagcgtAATATTCATCATTCAGGCCAGCGCGAAAGAAGATGAAAATCAATGCGACAGCGActgtgaagagaaagagaaaaaaggggggggcttTTCAGATGCTGCGCGGCCCGTGATGGACACGTCGATCCATCAAATCGCTACCGTCCGTCCACGGCTCCTCCCGGACTCACTGCCGCTGGATTGATTTCAGTTTAAtgctaataataaataaagagaattgaagaaatgtttaaatatggTTTTTGAAAATTAGCagagattttaaaaatatatatttgaccaCAGTTAGTTAAGACTCCTACAGATCTTTGATATTTAGGAATTTGACATCAAATTTAGATAATTACAATCAGGGACGACATTCAGTTAATGTAAATTCATACATAGCTCTCCCCACCACTGCTGTGggagatttctttttcttcccactTTGACGATTCATGAGGAACGTTTAGACATTTAGATACGGAACACCGAACCAGCCTTTCAAGCGGTTTTGTTGGATTGTTTATTGACGGCCACATCGTCAATAATCGCCTAATTCATGTTCATCTCGATGAATCAGCGCATTGAACTGGGAACAACGAGCAGAAACGTGAAGAACAAACTGATGGCAGTGTTGCGCTAGCAgtaatattattattgtgaAATACGAAAGGGTTGTTCCCGCTGTATAAAAACCTCATAGTAGTTATGATTTGTTGCTGTAACGCTGCAGTCAACCGGTTATTCCATCTGGAGACAAGGCGCCATCGCTGAAACAAAGTGtgacaggtcacatgaccacaacGGTTCAGATCACAGTTAGCTGAACGATCTCAACCTCTTTATTCGACATGAGCGTCTGTGTGAGATCTTTCCCGTGTAGTATTCTGCTACATCCTGCTAATCTATGCAGTGATTAGGTCTACGAGACAGTTTAAGATGTGGCCGTACATTAAAGCGTAACATGTGTGCAACTAAGAGGTCAGTGAGAACCGTCCTGTCTCTAATCTACAGATCACTTGGGGGGACAATCTTACGTTGCAGGAGCCAGAAAAAGTGCGTGAAGTGAAACATCGGGCTACAACAATGTGTCATTGCACAGGAGAGCTGTCTGCACGCACAACTACGGCAAGTGCGGAGGGTCAAAGCGGCATCGGGAAGCCGGGTCTGCGATTTTTTACGGTGCGCGTGCGCTCGTTTGACCGCTTGCGACACCGGACTGTTGTTCTAGTGAAGTTCCAGGTCTCAGATTGTTCCCCCGTggaacaaataaaacacaacgtTTAACCTTCTTCTTGAGCAGCGGCTTTGATCGGCGGCCTTTTTTTCTCCGGGCTGAGGGTCAGTTTTGGTGAAGTTTAGATCCACGATTCGTCAACACGCACTTGGTGCAAGTGAATGCTGCACTACCACCCAGAAGGAGCTTTTGGAAATATGAAACgagcgggaaaaaaaggagtgaCTCTGGTatgtacaaaaaacaacaaaagataaATGTTATTTACCCGGACATTAACTGCATCCGCTGACCGCTGGGGTCCGTCTACTCTCGAACACCCGGCTGTGCATGCTGTTTATATAATTCACCGTCACAAAGGGCCGAAGGAGAAGCCGCCTGCTTCCACTGGTACAAGACAACGCTAGTTAGTTTAggcacatacagtacatctcTGCAGACTTGGAAGCATTTTAAATCTGCCGAGGACTACAATTAAATAGATCtaaagaaaagaagggaaaaatgTTTTTCGGTGTCCCGCGTGGTTGCCATGCAACGAAGGAGGAGATCTTTACTTATGGAGTTGGCTAAAGTGCTAGAGACTGATTCCCTCTTGTATCCCTCCTTGCAGATGTTCCCTTATTCTTTGGCTTTCGCTTTTGCTGTTTCGCACAACTTTTAATTTCatccttctgtcttttttttcttctttcccccctACGAATCCAGTCGCCACGTCGTCAAGTCAGGTCCTCCACGCGATGACGTTGATGCACGGAAAGAACCGCATACAGAACGGGATGAATGCAGATCTTTGACATTGCTGATGAGGTGAAAAGGCTGAATCAAAAGTTGCATAATTAGTCTAAAGTTTCATCTCCAGGACTTTCCTGTAGTAATCTGGAATGCTCGtcattcttttgttgttgtgaattttACTTATTTTCAAAATAGGTAAAACAGGAACAAAACCTCGGAAAGGAAGGCAACTTGTGGAACTTGATCAACTTTTCTTTCCAAGTCACCGTACTATTAGTAAAAGGTAATATTTAACCGttttcaaagtgaaaaaaaaaaaaggtacacatcAATAACTATAGCTCGAGTGGTCCATTAAGGTCGAGTGTCACGCCTTCTTGCTCGACGTGCCGTCGTCAAAGTCCCAGGGACAAACATCTGCCTTCTTTGCATCGACGGCGACTCCGGCCTTTGGGTTCACGACAGAACCAGAATCTGTACCTTTTTTATCCGACGCGTCAGCAAAATCCCACGGACAGACATCAGCCGGCTTCGCCTTGGCCGCCCCGACGTTCGCGCTTCTCCGTTTTTCCACCGGCGCCGCCTCCGGCGGACCCTCCACGTCCCACGGGCACACCTCCGCCATCTTTTGCTGGCTCGCGCGTTTCTCCGAACATTTACCCTTGTCCTTAGCTTTTGCTCTGCCTCTGTCGTCGGCGGCGACGTCTTTCGACCTCTCGACGGCTCTCGGGGTTTTCGACGGGGCCTCCGCGGTCTGGTGCGCCCGAGAGGGGCTCGGCGTCCTCTCCGGAGCCGTCGGCAGGAGGGAGCCTTCCGTTCTGGAAGGATCCGAGAGGGTACTCCGCGCTTTCCCCTCCGCGGGGGAGGGGCCTCTCCTCTGCGGCTCCGCCGTCTTTTGGGGCTCTTCGGAGTCCCACGGACAGACGTCCGCCGGGTGTGTTTTGGGGCTCTCCGTGGTGGAACAAGGCCGCTGGGTCTTGGGGGATTTGCTGCTCTTTTGCTTCGAGACGTCCTCTTGGCCTCCCTGACTCTCCCCGCCGTCTTCCCACGGACACACGTCCGctcgagcggcggcggcggccgtcCTCTGGCTGGTCTTCGAAGCCCTGGACGGGGATTGGTCGGAGGGCTTCTGCTTCTGAGATTTTCCCCCCATGGCGCCGCCACCGCCGTGCACCGTGGTGGTTTCCTTCGGCGCGATGGACACGTGCTTTTGGACCTTGTTTTCGGACGGGGTTGGGAGGTCTTCCACCTCCCAGGGGCACACTTCGGAGAGATCGTAGAGGTCTTTTGCCTTGACCGGATCGGAGCAGATCGAAGGCTGGCTGCTGCTCGCCGGCTGTTTCATGATCCTGCCCAACGCCGCCGTCTGCTTGTACTCGACCGACTGGCTAATGATCATCTTGGGCTGGCGCTCCATGTCCGGCTCCGGGTTGACCCTGGCGTCTTTGCCCTTGGGCTGACTTTTCTTGTTGCTCTCCTCCGCGCCCGCTGCCTTTCCCGAGGTCAAGCCCAAAGTCTTCTCTTTGGCGCTGGCGATGACGCTGAGCGACTTCTGCAGCATGGAGGCTCGAGGGTGGATCGGCTTCTTGTCGGCGC
This region includes:
- the gemin6 gene encoding gem-associated protein 6, giving the protein MQCGWPLLGPLQWMRYVNKQVKVKAGKDEERRGWLLTVDPVSASLVLVNFGEEGRASVEVVMGHAVEEVEVLQEADEETTQRLQTSFLPPQTRSLDPAELRRRRGGVRKWLEKNRFPVEEDGDELKVAGVLTIAAPYGPDDCCSSNQIILDRIQKLMRNQIQPPADHPETDPA